A genomic window from Pirellulaceae bacterium includes:
- a CDS encoding PQQ-binding-like beta-propeller repeat protein yields the protein MFAMITSLPTHSRALKLLSYLLTTNLLLMATTASASWPTYQHDHSRSGSTSQQPPKSPSERWVYQSPSRPVPAWDEPALWDGWSKVHDLKNRQPFDKAFHVAVAEGRVYFGSSIDDQIHCVDASTGQQLWTFFTEGPVRLAPTVVGGQLFVGSDDGFVYCLDAENGKLNWKSRPGPNDRRVVGNGRVISPWAIRTGVVVVDDTVYCGAGVIPSEGVYVAALNTADGSERWKTQMSDLPAQGYMLASSSRLYVVTARDTPLVLDAKTGKRLFKVKGGTGGTYALLAGDTLLYGPNKTGDVSMVGQNQDVLASFRGNHMIVARPWSYLQNNDKLTLLDRATYVKLYAERGNVAKEIQAVTKKMQAAKKADKTSEADALEVKLDNVKSRQKQIAQELKDCLKWEASCDCPHALILTDGAVIAGGDGKVMAVDAESGDELWRRAIPGKAYGLAVSDGNLFVSTDEGAIHCFADIDDNEPDPQLPTRVTLQSYPGPRVTDAAQGPVEFHGPFTEFISPTAARISWDSTEPMTSAVTFGVDTSGPSTHSKTEPTRYHELVVEDIEPNVVYRFKIGGTTAAGREIVSPEYRFDAFLNYLPVTCPDRPSPYPEDQLSSQYRTLVQQLLDRCGARRGHALVLGATDGRLAYQLAKLSDLKITIIEPDSTRVSQIRKQMAAAGLYGSRVAVHQRDLNHLPYGPFLANLIVSERMLDDGNWPTSFQTSYDCLRPAGGTFALYTNSSSPNTTPQAPGFETVAWEPSQLAGGPLWTHRRDKLPGTGEWTHQYGGTDNSACSQDDVVQGEMGVLWWGRPGARPMPDRGNRNPPPVSANGRLYIQGNRTLFGVDAYNGAILWAKQIPNMRRANMPRDGSNMVATDDHLYVAMGDRCVAFDGQSGDRLKDFSVPESETDQDYHWGYVARQGNQLVGSAVQRGAHYLGDKGEWYDSGEQKDVARVTSANIFSIDTYTGDQQWTYSQGVVINSTITIADGRIYFIESRSADARDADSGRLVDELSKDQYLVALNASTGKLVWEIPYDFSKCRSVTYMTHGNGTLLVTGTDKKNIFHTYAFNSEDGQELWQHETKELKGHHTGHLAHPTIVGDLVYFNKHTYELRTGKVLGVHKFNWHGCGVMSASNHSVFSRYEYHGMLDLKTNERTEFLGIRSGCWLSLIPSGGLLLAPETSAGCSCGHSLQTSIAYVPTKLIKLEPNE from the coding sequence ATGTTTGCGATGATTACGTCTCTGCCAACTCATTCACGGGCATTGAAGCTGCTGAGTTATCTGCTGACAACCAACTTGTTATTAATGGCAACTACTGCCTCCGCAAGTTGGCCCACGTATCAACACGACCATTCACGTAGCGGATCGACCTCGCAACAGCCGCCCAAATCGCCAAGCGAACGCTGGGTCTACCAATCTCCGTCTCGCCCCGTTCCTGCATGGGACGAGCCAGCATTATGGGATGGCTGGTCCAAGGTACATGACCTGAAGAATCGGCAACCTTTTGACAAGGCGTTTCACGTTGCCGTTGCGGAGGGACGTGTCTACTTCGGTTCATCGATCGACGATCAAATCCACTGCGTCGACGCTTCCACGGGGCAACAGCTTTGGACCTTTTTCACCGAGGGTCCGGTCCGATTGGCGCCGACGGTTGTGGGGGGCCAATTGTTTGTGGGTAGCGACGACGGATTCGTCTACTGCCTCGATGCGGAAAACGGAAAACTAAACTGGAAGAGTCGACCCGGGCCCAATGACCGGCGCGTGGTAGGCAACGGACGAGTCATTTCTCCATGGGCGATCCGCACGGGCGTCGTCGTCGTAGACGACACGGTCTATTGCGGAGCGGGCGTGATCCCCTCCGAAGGTGTTTACGTTGCGGCGTTGAATACGGCCGACGGCAGCGAGCGATGGAAAACGCAGATGTCCGACCTCCCAGCCCAGGGTTATATGCTCGCATCGAGTAGCCGTTTGTATGTCGTAACTGCCCGGGATACCCCTTTGGTGCTGGATGCAAAAACCGGCAAACGCCTCTTCAAGGTAAAAGGGGGAACCGGAGGAACTTATGCGTTACTGGCGGGCGACACATTACTGTATGGCCCGAATAAAACGGGTGACGTCAGCATGGTCGGCCAAAACCAAGACGTGCTGGCATCCTTCCGAGGCAATCACATGATTGTCGCGAGACCTTGGTCCTACCTCCAAAATAACGATAAATTAACGCTTTTGGACCGCGCTACCTACGTGAAACTGTATGCCGAACGAGGCAACGTGGCCAAAGAGATACAGGCCGTTACCAAGAAAATGCAGGCTGCCAAGAAGGCTGATAAAACCAGCGAAGCCGACGCACTTGAAGTAAAACTGGACAACGTCAAATCGAGACAAAAACAGATTGCCCAAGAGCTCAAGGACTGCCTCAAATGGGAGGCAAGCTGTGACTGCCCTCATGCCTTAATCCTAACCGATGGAGCCGTAATTGCTGGCGGAGATGGCAAAGTCATGGCAGTCGACGCGGAATCTGGCGACGAACTTTGGCGCCGAGCGATTCCTGGCAAAGCGTACGGTCTCGCTGTGAGTGATGGAAACTTGTTTGTCAGCACCGACGAAGGCGCCATCCATTGCTTTGCCGATATCGATGATAACGAACCTGATCCACAATTGCCGACTCGGGTCACCCTGCAATCCTACCCAGGTCCTCGAGTCACCGATGCCGCACAAGGCCCGGTCGAATTCCACGGACCATTTACCGAATTCATTTCTCCGACAGCCGCTCGAATCTCCTGGGACTCAACTGAACCGATGACATCGGCGGTAACCTTTGGCGTCGATACGAGTGGCCCATCGACACACAGCAAAACGGAGCCCACTCGGTATCACGAACTGGTGGTGGAAGATATTGAACCTAACGTGGTTTATCGCTTCAAGATCGGCGGAACCACCGCAGCGGGTCGCGAAATTGTCTCCCCCGAATACCGCTTCGATGCCTTCCTGAATTACCTGCCAGTCACCTGCCCAGACCGGCCATCCCCCTACCCCGAAGATCAACTTTCGTCTCAATATCGGACCTTGGTGCAACAACTTCTCGATCGATGCGGAGCACGACGGGGCCACGCACTCGTATTGGGAGCGACCGATGGACGATTAGCTTACCAGTTGGCCAAACTAAGTGATTTGAAAATCACCATCATTGAGCCAGATTCGACGCGTGTGAGTCAAATCCGAAAACAAATGGCTGCGGCCGGTCTTTACGGTTCGCGAGTTGCCGTGCACCAACGAGATCTCAATCACCTACCTTACGGTCCCTTCCTGGCCAATCTGATCGTATCCGAGCGTATGCTTGACGACGGCAACTGGCCGACGAGTTTCCAAACAAGCTATGATTGCCTCCGACCGGCCGGAGGGACCTTCGCGCTTTACACAAACAGCTCGTCACCTAACACCACTCCCCAAGCGCCCGGCTTTGAAACCGTGGCCTGGGAACCCAGCCAACTCGCGGGCGGACCCTTGTGGACGCACCGCCGTGACAAGCTTCCCGGCACGGGAGAATGGACCCACCAGTACGGCGGAACGGACAACTCCGCCTGCAGTCAGGATGACGTCGTTCAGGGTGAAATGGGCGTGCTTTGGTGGGGTCGCCCTGGCGCCCGCCCCATGCCCGACCGGGGAAATCGTAACCCACCTCCCGTTTCGGCCAACGGAAGACTTTATATCCAAGGCAATCGCACCTTGTTTGGAGTAGACGCTTACAACGGCGCCATTTTATGGGCAAAACAAATCCCCAACATGCGACGTGCCAACATGCCACGTGACGGCTCCAACATGGTCGCCACCGATGACCATCTGTACGTGGCGATGGGTGATCGCTGTGTTGCTTTTGATGGACAATCCGGCGATCGTTTGAAAGATTTCTCTGTTCCTGAATCAGAAACGGATCAAGACTACCACTGGGGCTACGTTGCTCGACAAGGGAACCAATTAGTAGGTTCAGCCGTTCAGCGAGGCGCCCACTACCTTGGCGACAAGGGGGAATGGTACGACAGCGGCGAGCAAAAAGACGTCGCCCGAGTAACCAGTGCGAACATCTTCTCAATCGACACCTATACGGGTGACCAACAATGGACATATAGCCAGGGTGTTGTCATCAACTCCACCATCACCATTGCTGACGGTCGCATTTACTTCATTGAAAGCCGCAGCGCTGATGCACGCGACGCGGATTCGGGCAGACTGGTTGATGAACTTTCCAAGGACCAATATCTCGTGGCTTTGAATGCCTCCACAGGAAAGCTTGTTTGGGAAATTCCCTACGACTTCAGCAAGTGTCGCTCAGTAACCTATATGACACACGGTAACGGGACCCTCCTCGTTACCGGAACCGACAAAAAGAACATCTTCCACACTTACGCCTTCAACTCCGAAGACGGCCAAGAACTGTGGCAACACGAAACGAAAGAACTCAAGGGCCATCACACCGGGCACTTGGCGCATCCAACCATCGTTGGAGACCTCGTGTACTTCAACAAACACACCTACGAACTGCGCACCGGCAAAGTCCTGGGCGTACACAAATTCAACTGGCACGGATGTGGCGTGATGTCCGCTTCCAATCATTCCGTCTTCAGCCGCTACGAATATCATGGCATGTTGGACCTGAAGACGAACGAACGAACTGAATTCCTGGGCATTCGCAGCGGTTGCTGGCTAAGCCTCATCCCGAGCGGGGGTCTACTCCTGGCACCCGAAACCAGCGCGGGCTGTTCTTGCGGCCACTCGCTTCAAACGTCCATCGCCTACGTTCCGACCAAACTCATCAAACTTGAGCCCAACGAATGA
- a CDS encoding enoyl-CoA hydratase, which translates to MEFESLLYDVDERVATITLNRPDRLNALTRELEDELFHAMKQAEGDDEVRVIVLTGAGRGFCAGADLEALSWIAGIDWATASLVEVREKLLPARRSSQASVDFQRTYSYFPAISKPVIAAINGPSVGLGFILPLYCDVRFASDQASFGTAFAQRGLIAEHGVSWILPRLIGISNALDLLYSTRMIDADEALRIGLVNRVISAESLMDEVRQYAIHLATKVSPRSLRMMKQQVYEALFQSLDEAIDSANDLMVRSFSCHDFKEGVAHFLEKREPRFTGK; encoded by the coding sequence ATGGAATTCGAGTCGCTACTATACGACGTTGACGAGCGAGTCGCCACGATTACGCTGAATCGGCCTGATCGACTCAATGCCTTGACGCGTGAGCTAGAAGATGAACTTTTTCACGCGATGAAACAGGCTGAAGGGGATGATGAGGTAAGGGTGATTGTCCTTACCGGAGCGGGGCGCGGGTTTTGTGCGGGAGCCGATTTGGAGGCCCTTTCCTGGATTGCGGGAATCGACTGGGCCACCGCAAGTCTGGTCGAAGTTCGGGAAAAGCTGTTGCCGGCTCGGCGAAGTTCGCAGGCGTCAGTCGATTTTCAACGCACTTACAGTTACTTTCCGGCTATCTCGAAACCGGTGATTGCCGCGATTAATGGACCATCGGTGGGATTAGGTTTCATTTTGCCGCTGTATTGCGATGTGCGTTTTGCCTCCGATCAAGCGAGTTTCGGAACGGCTTTCGCCCAGCGGGGGTTAATTGCTGAGCACGGAGTCAGTTGGATATTGCCTCGCTTGATCGGAATCAGTAACGCACTTGATCTGCTTTATTCGACAAGGATGATCGATGCAGATGAAGCGCTTCGGATAGGTCTGGTGAATCGCGTGATCTCGGCGGAATCTCTCATGGATGAAGTGCGGCAGTATGCGATTCATCTTGCGACAAAGGTTTCCCCACGGTCGCTGCGGATGATGAAGCAACAGGTTTACGAAGCTCTTTTTCAGTCGCTGGATGAGGCCATTGATAGTGCGAATGATTTGATGGTGAGAAGCTTTAGCTGTCATGACTTCAAAGAAGGTGTCGCTCATTTTTTGGAAAAGCGAGAGCCCCGATTTACTGGTAAATGA
- a CDS encoding DUF1592 domain-containing protein gives MKFIRFALPIVISAILLASTAQADPSAEFQALQQSYQATIRPLLSTYCNDCHSTEAKEGELDLQRFTTLDAIREDASVWQRVRTMLSNGEMPPADSEPLPPEQRKQLQLWVNTYLQAEAFANAGDPGPVVLRRLNNAEYTYTIRDITGLNALSPTREFPVDGAAGEGFTNTGISLSMSPSMLQKYLASAKEITNHLVLLPDGIAFSPHQSRRDRTDHLIGQIQSFYRKYTDHEGGSQVDLHGIKFATNQGGRLPLSRYLSATLEERDALTSGSTSIKQIASERDLSDKYLGLLWDKLQSEIDQREDPLMYNLQQQWKATQSPELLLARITAWQQALWSFNAIGHFGREDGPSSWMEPRTPITFKQIVNWQLPDVGDRDHVTFYLITGHAGDGVAEDVVVWKKPRLVAEGQPTLALSDLQGAEQRIHDTRQAMLGKIDFYLAAVTQIILEKSTANTAAQAFRIDPLLLNNWLDYLRAGGGPVTVQGHFTEQTLSVANYDFINGWGSNATPSIVANSSDQAVKIPGDAKPHAMLAHPSPTNFAAVGWQSPIDAHLTIEAIANDAHNAAGNGIEVAVQHRTSAFSGLLWKAILPEGGSGKMVPHTLRIRKGELISFLVGPHEGNHGYDLTQFNLIIREPTGQKRVWNLAADVSANLTESNPRNDNYGHEAVWHFFQGPVEEHFSAIPTTAVVPDKSLLSQWQNALTPTQQTQLASKIRKLALGAPPVEADSPNARLYRQLQSFPIPMDHPKVASSGSTDARFGHPPASESMSPSDLVVKAPSITEFRVPAQLAKNRNLVTEVVLDPTHGREGSVQVKVTQEKPGSIDAWPDVSLILTEGSDTHKRIQKGYAHFRELFPAALCYARIVPVDEVVTLALFHREDTPLKTLILKDQEAATLDRLWNQLLFVSQEPFQLAVAFEQISEFATQDRPDLVKAFRPTAQKIRERVEAFEQQLVATEPVHLESVIELANQAWRRPLSQKERQQLRDFYRTLRNEQFNHPEAIRLTLVRILTSPAFLYHQESPNAGHEPSPVSNEQLANRLSYFLWSSLPDSALLQTASANRLTEDTVLVGETRRMLQDPRTRRLAIHFACQWLHVRDFDLNIEKNEILYPQFSKLKSAMYEETVRFFEDMFRNNGSILDLLDADHTFLNAELAQHYGIPNVDGEEWQRVDGLRQFERGGILGMGTFLASQSSVSRTSPILRGNWIFETLLGERLPRPPPNVPQIPEKLPPNLTARQMIERHSSEAACAKCHQKIDPYGFALEQFDTIGRLRPQRVNTTTKLADETSIENVDALRQYLLKQRRGAVVDQFCRKLLGYALGRSVRLSDEPLLATINRQLETNDCRFSTAVELIVTSPQFRKIRGREFVAP, from the coding sequence ATGAAATTCATTAGGTTTGCCCTGCCGATCGTAATCAGCGCAATTCTGCTCGCATCAACTGCACAAGCCGATCCGAGCGCCGAATTTCAAGCGTTGCAGCAAAGCTACCAGGCTACCATTCGGCCATTGCTCTCGACCTACTGCAACGACTGCCACTCCACCGAGGCCAAGGAAGGCGAACTCGATCTCCAACGATTCACAACGTTAGACGCGATTCGCGAAGATGCTTCCGTTTGGCAACGGGTCCGCACCATGCTTTCCAACGGTGAGATGCCGCCCGCTGACAGCGAACCCTTACCACCCGAGCAACGCAAACAACTGCAGCTTTGGGTCAACACTTATCTTCAGGCAGAGGCTTTTGCGAACGCCGGAGACCCGGGCCCAGTAGTCCTTCGGCGCCTTAACAATGCCGAATACACCTACACGATTCGCGATATCACGGGCTTGAACGCTCTGTCTCCCACTCGCGAGTTCCCGGTCGATGGCGCCGCTGGGGAAGGCTTTACAAACACGGGAATTTCGTTGTCGATGTCACCCTCGATGCTACAAAAGTATTTAGCGAGCGCCAAAGAAATTACCAATCACCTCGTACTGTTACCAGATGGAATTGCCTTTTCACCGCACCAATCCAGGCGAGACCGCACCGATCATTTGATCGGACAGATTCAATCGTTTTATCGCAAGTATACGGATCACGAAGGAGGCTCACAGGTCGACCTCCATGGCATTAAATTTGCGACAAACCAGGGCGGGCGACTTCCGTTAAGTCGCTATCTGTCGGCCACCCTGGAGGAACGGGATGCTCTGACAAGTGGATCCACTTCGATCAAACAAATCGCGTCAGAGCGTGATCTAAGCGATAAATATCTAGGCCTGCTTTGGGACAAACTGCAGAGTGAGATCGACCAGCGAGAAGATCCACTCATGTACAACTTACAACAACAGTGGAAAGCTACCCAAAGCCCCGAACTACTGCTCGCCCGGATTACGGCTTGGCAACAAGCACTTTGGTCTTTCAACGCCATCGGGCATTTCGGCCGCGAAGATGGTCCATCCTCATGGATGGAGCCCCGCACCCCCATAACATTCAAACAGATCGTCAACTGGCAATTACCTGACGTGGGGGATCGCGACCACGTTACCTTTTATTTGATTACCGGACATGCGGGTGATGGAGTCGCGGAAGACGTCGTCGTTTGGAAGAAACCACGCTTGGTCGCCGAAGGTCAACCGACCCTAGCGCTTTCCGATCTCCAGGGTGCCGAGCAAAGAATTCATGATACTCGGCAAGCCATGCTGGGAAAGATAGACTTCTATCTCGCCGCAGTCACCCAGATTATTTTAGAGAAAAGTACCGCGAACACAGCTGCACAAGCTTTCCGAATTGACCCACTCTTGCTCAACAACTGGCTCGATTACCTGCGCGCGGGAGGTGGACCTGTCACCGTACAAGGTCACTTTACCGAGCAAACGCTCTCTGTAGCAAACTACGACTTCATCAATGGATGGGGTTCGAACGCGACGCCCTCGATCGTCGCGAATTCCTCGGATCAAGCGGTGAAAATCCCAGGTGACGCCAAGCCGCATGCCATGCTGGCCCATCCATCACCAACCAATTTTGCCGCCGTTGGCTGGCAGAGCCCTATCGACGCCCATCTAACAATCGAGGCCATCGCAAATGACGCTCACAACGCTGCCGGTAACGGTATCGAAGTAGCGGTGCAACATCGCACCAGTGCCTTCTCCGGTTTGCTCTGGAAAGCCATTTTACCGGAAGGCGGATCGGGCAAAATGGTCCCACACACCTTGCGAATTCGAAAGGGGGAACTAATTTCATTCCTCGTCGGCCCCCACGAAGGGAACCACGGCTACGACCTAACACAGTTCAATCTGATTATCCGAGAACCGACCGGCCAAAAACGAGTTTGGAACCTAGCCGCAGACGTGTCAGCCAATCTCACAGAAAGCAATCCTCGCAACGACAACTATGGACACGAAGCCGTCTGGCATTTTTTCCAAGGTCCCGTCGAAGAACACTTCAGCGCAATTCCCACCACCGCGGTAGTTCCAGACAAATCATTACTAAGCCAGTGGCAAAACGCATTGACGCCTACACAACAAACCCAGCTGGCAAGTAAGATTCGCAAGTTGGCCCTCGGTGCTCCCCCGGTTGAAGCCGACAGCCCCAACGCCAGGCTGTATCGACAATTGCAAAGCTTTCCTATTCCGATGGACCATCCCAAAGTTGCCAGCTCAGGCTCAACCGATGCACGTTTTGGCCATCCGCCTGCCAGTGAATCCATGAGTCCCTCCGACTTGGTCGTGAAAGCCCCAAGCATCACCGAATTCCGCGTTCCGGCCCAGCTTGCCAAGAACCGAAACTTGGTGACCGAAGTTGTACTTGATCCAACACACGGCCGGGAGGGCAGCGTTCAAGTCAAAGTAACGCAGGAAAAGCCCGGCAGTATCGACGCATGGCCTGATGTTTCCTTGATCTTGACCGAAGGAAGCGACACCCACAAACGAATTCAAAAGGGATACGCACATTTCCGCGAACTCTTCCCGGCTGCCTTGTGCTATGCAAGAATTGTTCCTGTGGACGAGGTCGTTACACTTGCCTTATTCCACCGGGAAGATACCCCGTTGAAAACCTTGATACTGAAGGACCAGGAAGCGGCAACTCTCGACCGACTTTGGAACCAATTATTATTCGTCAGTCAAGAACCCTTCCAGTTGGCCGTGGCGTTCGAACAGATTTCGGAATTCGCCACGCAAGATCGGCCAGATTTAGTGAAAGCATTTCGCCCCACCGCGCAGAAAATCCGCGAACGTGTTGAAGCTTTCGAACAACAACTTGTAGCGACCGAGCCCGTTCATCTCGAATCCGTCATTGAATTGGCGAACCAAGCTTGGCGGCGCCCCCTCTCGCAAAAAGAACGACAGCAGCTTCGCGACTTCTACCGAACGCTACGTAACGAACAATTCAATCATCCTGAGGCCATACGTCTCACGTTGGTTCGCATTCTGACGTCTCCGGCTTTTCTCTATCATCAAGAGTCACCAAACGCTGGACACGAGCCCAGTCCCGTTTCAAACGAACAGCTTGCCAACCGACTGAGTTATTTCCTCTGGTCGTCCCTTCCCGATTCAGCGCTGCTGCAAACAGCTTCCGCAAATCGGTTAACAGAGGATACGGTCTTAGTAGGGGAAACTCGCCGCATGTTGCAGGACCCACGTACTCGTCGACTGGCGATCCACTTTGCCTGCCAATGGCTTCACGTGCGAGACTTTGACCTCAACATCGAAAAAAATGAAATACTCTATCCGCAGTTTTCGAAACTAAAATCAGCGATGTACGAGGAAACTGTTCGATTCTTTGAAGACATGTTTCGTAACAATGGCTCAATCCTTGACCTGCTCGATGCGGACCATACGTTTTTAAATGCGGAATTAGCACAACATTACGGCATCCCCAACGTAGACGGAGAGGAATGGCAACGGGTCGACGGACTGCGTCAATTCGAACGCGGTGGAATCCTGGGAATGGGAACTTTCCTGGCGAGCCAATCGAGCGTCTCTCGAACCAGCCCCATTCTGCGTGGCAATTGGATTTTCGAAACGCTTCTCGGTGAACGTTTACCGCGTCCTCCACCAAATGTGCCCCAAATCCCAGAGAAACTACCGCCAAATCTGACCGCCCGACAAATGATCGAGCGACACAGTTCCGAAGCCGCCTGTGCAAAATGCCACCAGAAAATCGATCCCTATGGCTTCGCCCTCGAACAATTCGATACGATTGGACGTTTGCGTCCTCAACGAGTTAACACCACCACGAAATTGGCCGATGAAACTTCTATTGAAAACGTTGATGCCCTCAGACAATACCTACTCAAGCAACGACGAGGAGCGGTAGTCGACCAATTCTGTCGGAAACTACTTGGATACGCGTTAGGCCGTTCGGTTCGTCTTTCGGATGAGCCGTTACTCGCAACAATCAACCGTCAACTAGAAACCAATGACTGCCGTTTTTCAACGGCAGTCGAACTGATCGTAACTTCCCCCCAATTCCGAAAAATTCGGGGGCGTGAATTCGTCGCACCCTAG
- a CDS encoding DUF1552 domain-containing protein → MAALHLSRRTVLRGLGVSIALPWLESIRAWGDSTTGRRDSDQAPTRMAILFSGCGFHNREWWAKGEGASMELGKVLKPLDEFRDRMTFIRGLYNAEALKGNIHSSQTGNLLSGAPLASGGTIHSGTSVDQVVARSLAGQTKLPSLVLGCEKANPSVHKNYSMLYSSHISWSSPTTPTPLEVFPALAFDQMFKDSTQRGDQSVLDAVLNDARDFRRDISRPDQRKLDEYLQSVREVEQRIERAGTRGELQGWRPTMTEPNMDRPQDGYPQNIVEHMRLMSDILVLAFQTDTTRVCTLKLNNDHGTLRFPHLGVDYMIHHLLSHNDTDDWLKVNQFFLEQLAYIARRLDEIQEGERTALDNSMLMLCSSMLNGHHDATQLPVVMLGGGGGRIQGGRNLDYTGKSDRQMCRLYLSMMDKMEVHLDSFGDATKPLDEV, encoded by the coding sequence ATGGCTGCTCTTCATTTATCACGCCGCACCGTATTACGTGGATTGGGTGTCAGCATTGCGTTACCGTGGCTCGAATCGATCCGTGCCTGGGGAGACAGCACCACGGGGCGCCGCGATTCCGATCAGGCCCCGACACGGATGGCCATTTTATTTTCCGGCTGTGGCTTTCACAATCGCGAGTGGTGGGCGAAAGGAGAGGGCGCCTCAATGGAATTGGGGAAGGTGTTGAAGCCACTCGACGAATTTCGAGATCGCATGACTTTCATTCGCGGACTGTACAATGCGGAGGCATTGAAGGGGAACATCCACAGCTCTCAAACCGGAAACCTGTTATCAGGCGCGCCCCTGGCAAGTGGCGGAACCATTCATTCCGGCACGAGTGTCGATCAGGTCGTCGCCAGGAGCCTTGCCGGCCAGACCAAACTTCCCAGTCTGGTACTTGGCTGCGAAAAAGCCAATCCGTCTGTCCACAAAAACTATTCCATGCTGTACAGCTCCCACATTTCCTGGAGCAGTCCAACAACCCCAACTCCACTCGAAGTGTTCCCCGCACTCGCTTTTGACCAAATGTTCAAAGACAGCACACAACGGGGTGACCAAAGTGTGCTCGATGCAGTCCTCAACGACGCACGTGATTTCCGCCGTGACATTAGCCGTCCCGACCAGCGAAAACTGGATGAATACCTGCAATCGGTTCGCGAAGTCGAACAACGAATTGAACGGGCCGGGACGCGAGGCGAACTTCAAGGCTGGCGACCCACCATGACGGAACCCAATATGGATCGGCCCCAAGACGGTTATCCCCAGAATATCGTCGAACACATGCGGCTCATGAGTGACATCCTGGTCCTCGCCTTCCAAACGGACACCACTCGGGTTTGCACACTCAAACTGAATAACGATCATGGAACTCTTCGCTTTCCCCATCTGGGCGTTGACTACATGATCCACCACCTGCTTTCTCACAACGATACGGATGACTGGCTGAAGGTCAACCAATTCTTCCTGGAGCAACTCGCGTACATCGCGAGACGCCTCGACGAGATCCAGGAAGGTGAGCGGACCGCACTCGACAATTCGATGCTGATGCTTTGCTCAAGCATGCTCAATGGCCACCACGACGCGACGCAGTTACCCGTTGTGATGTTAGGAGGTGGCGGAGGCCGTATCCAGGGAGGCCGCAATCTGGATTACACCGGTAAATCAGACCGGCAGATGTGCCGACTCTATCTCAGCATGATGGACAAGATGGAAGTTCACCTCGACTCGTTCGGCGATGCCACCAAACCGCTGGACGAAGTCTAG
- a CDS encoding STAS domain-containing protein gives MADAFEHIRVDEQAGVLLLTVLLERVTEYDLARSMEQELMDAVKQRAAIKVIVDLGKVEMMSSVGYLPYVGLRAHVKDAGGRLVLCNLSQVIREMFDMARLLINRNSPKAPFEYADSVDEALQMLTQD, from the coding sequence ATGGCTGACGCTTTTGAACATATCCGAGTAGACGAGCAGGCTGGTGTGTTGCTGCTGACCGTCCTGTTGGAACGAGTGACGGAATACGATCTGGCTCGTTCAATGGAACAAGAATTGATGGATGCCGTCAAGCAGAGAGCGGCCATCAAGGTGATTGTCGATTTAGGCAAGGTTGAAATGATGTCCAGCGTCGGCTACCTACCTTATGTTGGTTTGCGGGCTCATGTGAAGGATGCTGGCGGAAGACTTGTCCTCTGTAATCTTTCTCAGGTGATACGAGAGATGTTTGATATGGCCCGATTGCTGATCAATCGAAACTCCCCGAAGGCGCCATTCGAATATGCCGATTCGGTCGACGAGGCTTTGCAGATGCTAACCCAAGACTGA